Genomic window (Dolosigranulum savutiense):
GGGTCATGAAGGAAAGCTTCACCGCTATTATGGCAAAGATATTGGCTTGGTAAAGGAAGTAACTGAACTTGGCTCAGATGCCGAGATGACCGTCACATCAACCTTAACAGAGTATAATACGGATACAGTTGAGAAAATTCCATTTACGCTGTATGCACTTGATTATCAAACATTAGATCAAGCCGTTGAGATTGAAATGGAATTTGAACTGAAGACAAACGATCCAATCCGTCTAGCGTTGGCCGACAAATTAAAAGAAGAACTAGATAACGAAGCAACTAACTTATTGCCAGATAAAGCAATGATTAATTACATGTATTTAGATGATGATCGAATTGTTCACGTTGATTTTTCTGAAGAGCTAGCCACTGAAATGCAGGCTGGAGCCAGTGGAGAGCTGGAGATCTTGTACCGAATTGTTGATACGATTGCTAATTTATACCAGGCCGAAGCAGTGAATTTAACCTTGGACGGTGATGCGTATAATAAGGGTGGTCACGTGCATATCGATAAAAATCAACTGCTTTATCCAAAAAATGGACCAATGGCACACTAGAGAATCAAGGCTCATTCTTATAAATTGATTTTATAACCCAATTAAGTTAAACTATTAATAAGTGAAATAACTAATTAATGAAGAGGATGAGGCAAATGTTTAATAAGAAAAAACTTGATCATATTTGGTATCCTATCTTGATTGTAGTAGCAGCTATTGCACTTACATTTGTTGGCTATCATGCGGGTGGGGCTGGTATACAGGAAGATGAATCTGCAAAAAACGTTGCAGAAACAACTGAAGAAAATACTGCGATTGATCATGTAGAACCTGGTACGTATGAAGTGACTGGAAAAGGATATAATGGAGACATTGTTCTTTCTGTCACATTTAAAGACAATAAAATTACAGCCATTGATATTATAGAACAAGATGAAACACCAGATATTGCAGGAGATGCCTTAGAAGGCTTACCTAACGATATTATCGAAGCCAACTCTACTGATATCGATGCTTATTCTGGAGCAACCAATACATCAAATGGTATAAAAGAAGCCGTTAAAAAAGCTATACAAGAAGCTAGCGGTGGATCAACTGTAAAGGATACCCCCAATGACGATACAGATGCTGATTCAAACGCATCTGAAGACTGGGAAGAAGAATAAATATTTGCGACAAACCTCGTTAGATAATTAATGAAAAAGTCAAGAAAATTATACTTTTGGTTGTTTTTTATGAGCTTATGTTATATAATATAGACAGATCACAAAATCTAACAGCACGCACCAAAACCCCGAAGAGGTTCCAGCTCATTCGGGGTTTTTGCTAATTTAATAGCTTGGCGAGGCTTGTTGCCTATTGATTATCGTCATCAGAGTCAAGCCATTTAATGACGTAATTAGTTATCACGCCACTCGTAACACTAATGACTAGCGCTGTCACAAAATCTAACATTGCAACACGCACCTCCTTCCTAGTTGTAACATTTACCTTCTGGAAGGCAGGCAACGTAATAATTATATCATGTTAAGGATAGGGATTACAAGAAAGTCTACAATATATAGAGTCTATATTTAGTCTAGATATTTACACATTGTGGTTTTTCTCAATGTGTATTTTAGTAGTTATAATTGTTTATTTATTAGTTTACATAATGTATCTTATGTTAACCAATAAATAAATTAACAATTATTGTATAGTTTCAGGCTGTTTTTTGGTAAACTGTATATATAAAAAATAACGATATAGGAGATTTGTCATATGAGCAATAAAACGGATGAGATACGCATTGTTGGTGGCTATAGAGTTCAAAACGGACGTATAATAGATGATGTGGAGCGGATATGGTTTCAGTGTGATAAATGTAAAGCGTATGATTATTATCATCAAAATGAAATAAAGTGTCTGCACTGTAATGGTTATATTGATGGGTTAAGTTTAATCCGTGCATGGAATAATCGGCGTGATCATAAAACAAATAGACCACCTTCAACATTTAGTAGAGTGTTTGATTTTGTTATTGGGAACTTAGTGTTGGCTGTTGTTGCTGGATTTTATCTACTGTTGTTTATAATTTGTTTCTTGCCAGCTATCGTATTTATCTGGTTTTTACTTAGTATTTAGGTAGGGAGCAATGATTAAAGCAATATTTAACCGACAAAAAATAATTATCTAGGAATGGTAGCTGTCATATTTTAGCAATACAACTTGGTATAATATATATTATGTAAACTAATAGTTAAAATAATTATAATCCACTAAAATATACATAGAAAAAACAATCCCTGTTAAAGAGTTGCTTAAAAATTATTAATAGACACTATATATTGTAGTTCTTCTTGTATTCCCCATTCTTTACATGATATACTTATTACGTTGCCTACCTTCCAAAGGTAAATGTTCCAACTAGGAAGGAGGTGTGTGTCATGATATTAGATGTTGTGATAGCGCTAGTCATTAGTGTCACGAGTGGCATAATACTTCACTATGTCATTAAATGGCTTGACTCTGATGATGATAATGAATAGGCAACAAGCCTCGCCAAGCTATTAAATTAGCAAAAACCCCGAATGAGCTGGAACCTCTTCGGGGTTTTTGGTGCGTGCCTTTAGATGTTGTGATCTACTTACATTATATAACATAAGATCGTAAAAAACAACCGAAAGTATAATTTTCTTGACTTTTTCATCAATTATCTAACATAGAAAAATTATTCCAGTTAATCCAAGAATTCCTATAAACAACATCTCCCCTTTGAAAATCTTGTTAACTGAGTATGTTTAGCATGATACATTTCTACCAATTATTGATCGGCAACACTACTATAAGTACAGCAATTAAGGATATAAATATCTTTTTAAGTTTATTCTCCTATTCTTCATCTGCGAAAATTAGTTTCAGTAGTAATATAATCGGGCTGATACAATAAATAACCGGGGCAAGCGTAGTCGTTGTCATTTTAAGGCGTTCATGGACAATAGTGTTGGCAAAGGGAAAACTAATGGTAGCACCGATGAAATAAATAGTTGCTATGATTGTCGGGAATTCAAGCAAATGTGCATTAAATCTATGTCTCATAATAATCCAGTAAAATCCAAAGAAAACGATGCCGATAATAAAGCCAAGACTTAAATTAAACTTATTGTGTTTTTTCTCAGACATAATACTCCTTTCATTTTGTGAAGAAATTGATGATGAAATTACTTTGTAGACTCAGTATACACGATGCTGGAATCGATTACAAGAAAAATGAAACTTTTCTTGACAAATTTTAAATTTTAAAGAGTTATCATTTGATGTAATCGTTTTTACGTGATATTATGCAATTAATAGGATAAAGGAGTTGGTCACCATGATTGATTGGCTTATCAATTTTGTAGTTGAACGACCCGGTGTTGTCGGTATTGCGCTTGTATTGATTCTATTTGATGTGACCCCTATAAGCAAATATACTGACAAATTTTTTGAAGATGATGCATGGTATTTAGAGTTCCAGAAAAAGACAGAAAAACGTTTAGAAAAGGATTTAAAAGAACAGCGCGAGCTTATCACACGGCTAGAAGAAAAACAGAAACAGAAACAATCTAATAAACATCTAAACAAAAAGAATTAAACCAACAAACTTCCCAATGA
Coding sequences:
- a CDS encoding FMN-binding protein produces the protein MRQMFNKKKLDHIWYPILIVVAAIALTFVGYHAGGAGIQEDESAKNVAETTEENTAIDHVEPGTYEVTGKGYNGDIVLSVTFKDNKITAIDIIEQDETPDIAGDALEGLPNDIIEANSTDIDAYSGATNTSNGIKEAVKKAIQEASGGSTVKDTPNDDTDADSNASEDWEEE